One window of the Archangium primigenium genome contains the following:
- a CDS encoding AMIN-like domain-containing (lipo)protein encodes MTRKVVVPVLGLVVCLVGTGCSKDSAPPPARVAELPTTPPAPAPTPAPAPTPTPAPTPEPTPAAPAPTPAAPDAAPQVARPGDWTERRQELSRPDLKPVTLREVRAARNEGFDRVVFQFDTEQVPGYRVEYLDTPAIHCGSGDEVPVAGQARLQVSLQPSQAHENGQSTLTERARKPALPMLAEMKLTCDFEGEVSWVFGVKEPRSFRVLELKAPARLVVDIQH; translated from the coding sequence ATGACGCGCAAGGTCGTGGTACCGGTTCTGGGACTCGTGGTCTGCCTCGTGGGGACGGGCTGTAGCAAGGACAGCGCGCCCCCGCCCGCCCGCGTCGCCGAGCTTCCCACGACGCCCCCGGCCCCGGCACCCACGCCCGCTCCGGCCCCGACGCCCACTCCGGCCCCGACGCCCGAGCCCACGCCCGCGGCGCCCGCGCCCACGCCCGCGGCTCCGGACGCCGCGCCCCAGGTCGCCAGGCCGGGCGACTGGACGGAGCGCCGGCAGGAGCTGTCGCGCCCCGACCTCAAGCCGGTGACGCTGCGCGAGGTGCGCGCCGCCCGCAACGAGGGCTTCGATCGGGTGGTGTTCCAGTTCGACACGGAGCAGGTGCCCGGCTACCGGGTCGAGTACCTCGACACCCCCGCCATCCACTGCGGCTCGGGGGACGAGGTGCCCGTGGCCGGCCAGGCGCGGCTCCAGGTGAGCCTCCAGCCCTCCCAGGCGCACGAGAACGGCCAGAGCACCCTCACCGAGCGCGCGCGCAAGCCCGCCCTGCCCATGCTCGCGGAGATGAAGCTGACGTGCGACTTCGAGGGCGAGGTGTCCTGGGTGTTCGGTGTGAAGGAGCCCCGGTCCTTCCGGGTGCTGGAGCTCAAGGCGCCCGCGCGCCTCGTGGTGGACATCCAGCACTGA
- a CDS encoding response regulator transcription factor codes for MGEHILLIEDDPQLGAQIAECLRRAGFEPTWWTVGRSLPASEAARYRLIILDLMLPGVYGMDLLRGLREDSGSDIPVLVLSARNDTADKVRALKLGADDYMTKPFWPEELVERVRARLRRPVLQRQDLVELGALRVDLEAREVSVAGRPVELTRVEFDLLAALARRPGAAVTRQWLAENVLDPEREGTERTLDVHVSRLRRKLGPGKHIETVWGIGYRVGAGEEEA; via the coding sequence ATGGGCGAACACATCCTCCTCATCGAGGACGATCCACAACTGGGTGCGCAGATCGCCGAGTGTCTGCGGCGCGCGGGGTTCGAGCCCACGTGGTGGACGGTCGGCCGCTCCCTTCCCGCGAGCGAGGCCGCCCGCTACCGGCTCATCATCCTGGATCTGATGCTGCCGGGAGTCTACGGCATGGACCTGCTGCGGGGGCTGCGCGAGGACTCGGGCTCGGACATCCCCGTGCTCGTCCTCAGCGCGCGCAACGACACCGCGGACAAGGTGCGCGCGCTCAAGCTGGGCGCGGACGACTACATGACCAAGCCCTTCTGGCCCGAGGAGCTGGTGGAGCGGGTGCGCGCGCGCCTGCGCCGCCCGGTGCTCCAGCGGCAGGACCTGGTGGAGCTGGGCGCGCTGCGCGTGGACCTCGAGGCGCGGGAGGTGTCCGTGGCCGGCCGGCCGGTGGAGCTCACCCGCGTGGAGTTCGATCTGCTGGCGGCGCTCGCCCGGCGGCCCGGCGCGGCGGTGACGCGGCAGTGGCTGGCGGAGAACGTGCTGGACCCCGAGCGCGAGGGCACCGAGCGCACCCTGGACGTGCACGTGTCGCGGCTGCGGCGCAAGCTCGGCCCGGGCAAGCACATCGAGACGGTGTGGGGCATCGGCTACCGGGTGGGCGCGGGCGAGGAGGAGGCGTGA
- a CDS encoding oxygenase MpaB family protein, whose translation MSRDFLMRDAAETHRLLDAMREVCDPLADTVIEELFARGQVASANALMKHLVAHVSLDQEQMPEPLRSYFVRSGRLPEWVDPALLDEGQAMFNRCGPLMVVGLVCAALPTCYAGAQGVQVLHLTARMEKDVLRRVVETAQMVVDVMSPEGLAPEGRGLRDAQKVRLMHAAVRYLVRGSGRWDPAWGQPVNQEDMAGTLFTFSVVTLRALVRLGYTPTRREAQAYYHAWRVVGFLMGVDERLLPEHVDDGDVLADLIFSRVFAPSEEGQAMTRVLVERLDHLLPGHLFEGASATLIRYLVGDDTAELLALPRTEGGSRLLEPLRALGRMMEEGSEGGGVMARVFELFGRKLLESIVWVGRRGEGDRSPFYIPATLRESWRVGAEEGQPVGAA comes from the coding sequence ATGTCGAGGGACTTCCTGATGCGGGACGCGGCTGAGACGCACCGACTGTTGGACGCCATGCGCGAGGTGTGTGATCCGCTCGCGGACACGGTGATCGAGGAGCTGTTCGCGCGGGGCCAGGTGGCGTCGGCCAACGCGTTGATGAAGCACCTGGTGGCGCACGTGTCGTTGGATCAGGAGCAGATGCCCGAGCCGCTCCGCAGCTACTTCGTGCGCAGCGGGCGTCTGCCCGAGTGGGTGGACCCGGCGCTGCTGGACGAGGGCCAGGCGATGTTCAACCGCTGTGGCCCGCTGATGGTGGTGGGGCTGGTGTGCGCGGCGCTGCCCACCTGCTACGCGGGGGCGCAGGGCGTGCAGGTGCTGCACCTGACGGCGCGCATGGAGAAGGACGTGCTGCGGCGCGTGGTGGAGACGGCGCAGATGGTGGTGGACGTGATGAGCCCGGAGGGGCTGGCGCCCGAGGGCCGGGGCCTGCGGGACGCGCAGAAGGTGCGCCTGATGCACGCCGCGGTGCGCTACCTGGTGCGGGGCAGTGGCCGTTGGGATCCGGCGTGGGGCCAGCCCGTCAACCAGGAGGACATGGCGGGCACGCTGTTCACGTTCTCGGTGGTGACGCTGCGGGCGCTGGTGCGGCTGGGCTACACGCCCACGCGGCGCGAGGCCCAGGCGTACTACCACGCGTGGCGGGTGGTGGGCTTCCTCATGGGCGTGGACGAGCGGCTCCTGCCCGAGCACGTGGACGACGGGGACGTGCTGGCGGACCTCATCTTCTCGCGGGTGTTCGCGCCCAGTGAGGAGGGCCAGGCGATGACGCGCGTGCTCGTCGAGCGGTTGGACCATCTGCTGCCGGGCCACCTGTTCGAGGGCGCGAGCGCCACGCTCATCCGCTACCTGGTGGGGGACGACACGGCGGAGCTGCTCGCGCTGCCGCGCACCGAGGGCGGCTCGCGCCTGCTCGAGCCCCTGCGGGCCCTGGGGCGGATGATGGAGGAGGGCAGCGAGGGGGGCGGGGTGATGGCCCGGGTGTTCGAGCTGTTCGGCCGCAAGCTCCTGGAGAGCATCGTGTGGGTGGGTCGGCGGGGCGAGGGGGACCGCTCGCCGTTCTACATCCCGGCCACCCTGCGTGAATCGTGGCGGGTGGGGGCGGAGGAGGGCCAGCCGGTGGGCGCCGCGTGA
- a CDS encoding aminoglycoside N(3)-acetyltransferase: MRTPSGLVEDLRQLGVGPGDLVMVHASLRRLGPVEGGVSGVLDALDAAVGPDGTLLMTLGADDAEPFDAEHTPAQADVGYLAEAFRRRPGTRVSDHPEGRFGARGRRAEAVLADPPWNDYYGPGSPLDHAVRLGVRVLRLGADLNTVTLLHLAEYLVELPSKRRVRRSPRVRGPQGPEVRVVDCLDDEHGIVDLGGEDYFARLLGDYLAQGRARTGLVGRANSELIEGADLVSFGVRWMARHLDVSGPAGS; the protein is encoded by the coding sequence ATGAGAACCCCCTCAGGACTGGTGGAGGACCTGCGCCAGCTCGGCGTGGGCCCAGGCGACCTCGTCATGGTGCACGCCTCGCTGCGCCGGCTGGGCCCCGTCGAGGGCGGCGTGAGCGGCGTGTTGGACGCCCTCGACGCGGCCGTGGGGCCGGACGGCACGCTGCTGATGACCCTGGGGGCGGACGACGCCGAGCCTTTCGACGCCGAGCACACGCCGGCCCAGGCGGATGTGGGCTACCTGGCGGAGGCCTTCCGGCGACGTCCCGGCACCCGGGTGTCGGACCATCCCGAGGGGCGTTTCGGGGCCCGGGGCCGGCGGGCGGAGGCGGTGCTCGCCGACCCGCCGTGGAACGACTACTACGGGCCGGGCTCGCCGCTCGACCATGCCGTCCGGCTCGGCGTGCGGGTGTTGCGGCTGGGCGCGGACCTCAACACCGTGACGCTGCTGCACCTGGCGGAGTACCTCGTGGAGCTGCCCTCCAAGCGGCGGGTGCGCCGGTCCCCCCGGGTGCGCGGTCCCCAAGGACCCGAGGTCCGTGTCGTCGACTGCCTCGATGACGAGCACGGCATCGTCGACCTCGGCGGAGAAGACTATTTCGCGCGCCTGCTGGGGGACTATCTCGCCCAGGGTCGGGCCCGCACGGGCCTCGTGGGCCGGGCGAACAGCGAGCTCATCGAGGGCGCGGACCTTGTCTCGTTTGGCGTGCGGTGGATGGCCCGTCACCTGGACGTCTCGGGGCCCGCCGGTTCCTGA
- a CDS encoding ATP-binding protein has product MRLRVRLALTTVAVAIPVALCMGWIHLALQTQAVERALSDYALAHMSAEGRARCEASPATWSPEPPPPRPFWASSRHGDRGPPGPPPEGGFGRGPGRGPPPEDGLGWGPPPDEDGLGRGPPRRKKPRSTRLYAYGADLVSLNPRAPALAPALAEALRAGDNMASRAQGLGPESPRDVLVRMPWTGPCAFVLVQWQGRPESRDEGVSPIPLEFLFMPTGLALVGVLFALGPVVRRLRQLTDEVKVFVRGAYQGRITVRGEDEISELARAFDEAGREVHAQMGLKEERERALRTFLENTTHDVMIPLTVLQGHLAELQRRAAHGEPVEAAVVAAASQEAHYMAALIHNLGAAARLEAGEPGVQRVDVDLNALVARCVSRHRPIARPQGVQLEHAVPEPPVHVRGDDTLLEQAVSNVIYNAVRYNARDGHVAVVLEHLPGGAFRLRVLDDGPGIPEHELPHIMERHVRGDAARTRGPGGHGLGLNIAARVTALHGWKLQLGRSEYGGLQVDFLGEALPAAPPRPPPEGA; this is encoded by the coding sequence GTGAGGCTGCGCGTGCGGCTGGCGCTCACCACCGTGGCGGTGGCCATCCCCGTGGCGCTGTGCATGGGGTGGATCCACCTGGCGCTGCAGACCCAGGCCGTGGAGCGCGCCCTGTCCGACTACGCGCTGGCCCACATGAGCGCCGAGGGCCGCGCGCGCTGCGAGGCCTCGCCCGCCACGTGGAGCCCGGAGCCGCCGCCCCCCCGCCCCTTCTGGGCCTCCTCGCGCCATGGCGACCGGGGCCCCCCGGGCCCGCCTCCCGAGGGCGGCTTCGGCCGGGGCCCCGGGCGCGGGCCTCCTCCCGAGGACGGCTTGGGCTGGGGCCCGCCTCCCGACGAGGACGGCTTGGGCCGGGGCCCGCCGCGCCGCAAGAAGCCCCGGAGCACCCGGCTGTACGCGTACGGCGCGGACCTGGTGTCCCTCAACCCCCGCGCGCCCGCGCTCGCCCCCGCGCTCGCGGAGGCCCTGCGCGCGGGGGACAACATGGCCAGCCGCGCGCAGGGCCTGGGCCCCGAGAGCCCCCGGGACGTGCTCGTGCGCATGCCCTGGACGGGCCCCTGCGCCTTCGTGCTCGTGCAGTGGCAGGGCCGCCCCGAGTCGCGCGACGAGGGCGTGTCCCCCATCCCGCTCGAGTTCCTGTTCATGCCCACGGGGCTGGCGCTCGTGGGGGTGCTCTTCGCGCTCGGGCCGGTGGTGCGGCGCCTGCGCCAGCTCACCGACGAGGTGAAGGTCTTCGTGCGCGGCGCCTACCAGGGCCGCATCACCGTGCGCGGCGAGGATGAAATCTCCGAGCTGGCGCGCGCCTTCGACGAGGCGGGCCGCGAGGTGCACGCGCAGATGGGGCTCAAGGAGGAGCGCGAGCGCGCCCTGCGCACCTTCCTGGAGAACACCACCCACGACGTGATGATCCCCCTGACGGTGCTCCAGGGCCACCTGGCGGAGCTCCAGCGCCGCGCGGCGCACGGCGAGCCGGTGGAGGCCGCGGTGGTGGCGGCGGCGAGCCAGGAGGCCCACTACATGGCGGCGCTCATCCACAACCTGGGCGCCGCGGCCCGGCTGGAGGCGGGCGAGCCGGGCGTGCAGCGGGTGGACGTGGACCTCAATGCCCTGGTGGCCCGGTGCGTGAGCCGGCATCGCCCCATCGCGCGGCCCCAGGGCGTGCAGTTGGAGCACGCCGTGCCCGAGCCGCCCGTGCACGTGCGCGGCGATGACACGCTCCTGGAGCAGGCGGTGAGCAACGTCATCTACAACGCCGTGCGCTACAACGCACGCGATGGCCACGTGGCGGTGGTGCTCGAGCACCTGCCGGGTGGCGCCTTCCGCCTGCGGGTGCTGGACGACGGGCCCGGCATCCCCGAGCACGAGCTGCCCCACATCATGGAGCGGCACGTGCGCGGGGACGCGGCGCGCACCCGGGGCCCGGGCGGCCACGGCCTGGGCCTCAACATCGCCGCGCGCGTGACGGCGCTGCACGGCTGGAAGCTCCAGCTCGGGCGCTCCGAGTACGGCGGGCTCCAGGTCGACTTCCTCGGCGAGGCGCTGCCCGCCGCGCCCCCACGCCCTCCACCCGAGGGGGCGTGA
- a CDS encoding 4-alpha-glucanotransferase: MSRTILSEEFPRHVAAALAALGVRNLVLSLQDPSFPSAPGEDGGRGSPYAEGGLRFLEFARALGFTGIQLGPQGQTSEDNASPYDGSLFSRNVLNVAPGPLTREEPWGALLRPERVAAFWAEHGGTGERVRHRAFFRAHGELLDEAWATFQLKRAQAVPGSAVSRLAERFAAFQHEHQAWLERDALYDVLCAEHGRDWWRQWPSEWDRRLWHPRPGEVEAFAHRRRVLRSKYAAPVEAYAFRQFLVHAQHAALREHTAAWGLKLYGDLQIGYSPRDAWAWQGLFLGAYLMGAPPSRTNPEGQPWNYPVLDPAQYHAAPDAEDAYAPAPRPGPVLWFMAARMDKMLAEYDGLRIDHPHGLVCPWVYRAGAPEPVRAVQAGARLFASPDLPDHPELARWALVPPEGLNRAVPRYADGWVRELGTAQVSRYSALFDAIVAAAHARGRDVSDLLCEVLSTMPYPLERVLAQYGLGRFRVTQKADLNNPQDVYRSENARPADWIMLGNHDTKTIWALAERWRAGDEARAQADYLAGRLHPEAAGREDFARRLLAEPGLLVQAKFADLFVSQAQNVMVFFADLFGLTATYNAPGTVNDENWSLRVPRDYREVYARGLGANAVLNLPRALALALRAGDEPSRARHGPLIEALERLAEG, translated from the coding sequence ATGTCCCGAACGATCCTGTCCGAAGAGTTCCCGCGGCACGTGGCGGCGGCCCTGGCCGCGCTCGGTGTGCGCAACCTGGTGTTGAGCCTGCAGGACCCCAGCTTCCCCTCGGCGCCGGGCGAGGACGGGGGCCGGGGGTCCCCCTATGCGGAAGGGGGCCTGCGCTTCCTCGAGTTCGCGCGGGCGCTGGGCTTCACCGGCATCCAGCTGGGCCCCCAGGGGCAGACGAGCGAGGACAACGCCTCGCCGTATGACGGCTCGCTCTTCTCGCGCAACGTGCTCAACGTGGCGCCCGGGCCGCTGACCCGGGAGGAGCCGTGGGGCGCGCTGCTGCGGCCCGAGCGCGTGGCGGCGTTCTGGGCGGAGCACGGGGGCACGGGCGAGCGGGTACGGCACCGCGCGTTCTTCCGGGCCCACGGCGAGCTGCTGGACGAGGCCTGGGCCACCTTCCAGCTCAAGCGGGCCCAGGCGGTGCCGGGCAGCGCCGTGTCCCGGCTGGCGGAGCGCTTCGCGGCCTTCCAGCACGAGCATCAGGCCTGGCTGGAGCGCGACGCGCTCTATGACGTGCTGTGCGCGGAGCACGGGCGGGACTGGTGGCGGCAGTGGCCGAGCGAGTGGGATCGGCGGCTGTGGCACCCGCGCCCCGGCGAGGTGGAGGCCTTCGCGCACCGCCGCCGGGTGCTGCGCTCCAAGTACGCCGCGCCGGTGGAGGCCTATGCCTTCCGGCAGTTCCTCGTGCACGCGCAGCACGCGGCCCTGCGCGAGCACACGGCGGCGTGGGGCCTCAAGCTGTATGGGGACTTGCAGATCGGCTACTCGCCGCGCGACGCGTGGGCGTGGCAGGGGCTGTTCCTGGGCGCGTACCTGATGGGGGCGCCGCCGAGCCGCACCAACCCCGAGGGCCAGCCGTGGAACTACCCGGTGCTGGATCCGGCCCAGTACCACGCGGCGCCGGACGCGGAGGACGCCTACGCGCCGGCCCCCCGGCCCGGGCCGGTGCTCTGGTTCATGGCCGCGCGCATGGACAAGATGCTGGCCGAGTACGATGGCCTGCGCATCGATCATCCCCACGGGCTCGTGTGTCCGTGGGTGTACCGGGCCGGAGCGCCCGAGCCGGTGCGCGCGGTGCAGGCGGGGGCGCGGCTGTTCGCCTCGCCGGACCTGCCGGACCACCCGGAGCTCGCGCGCTGGGCGCTGGTGCCGCCCGAGGGGTTGAACCGCGCGGTGCCCCGGTACGCGGACGGGTGGGTGCGCGAGCTGGGGACGGCGCAGGTGTCGCGCTACAGCGCCCTGTTCGACGCCATCGTCGCGGCGGCGCACGCGCGAGGGCGCGACGTGTCGGACCTGCTGTGCGAGGTGCTCAGCACCATGCCCTATCCCCTGGAGCGCGTGCTGGCGCAGTACGGGCTGGGGCGCTTCCGGGTGACGCAGAAGGCGGACCTGAACAACCCCCAGGACGTGTACCGCTCGGAGAACGCGCGGCCCGCGGATTGGATCATGCTGGGCAACCACGACACGAAGACCATCTGGGCGCTCGCCGAGCGCTGGCGCGCGGGGGACGAGGCCCGGGCGCAGGCGGACTATCTGGCGGGGCGGCTGCACCCGGAGGCGGCGGGCCGGGAGGACTTCGCGCGGCGCCTGCTCGCCGAGCCGGGCCTGCTCGTGCAGGCGAAGTTCGCGGACCTGTTCGTGAGCCAGGCGCAGAACGTGATGGTGTTCTTCGCGGACCTGTTCGGCCTGACGGCGACGTACAACGCGCCGGGCACGGTGAACGACGAGAACTGGAGCCTGCGCGTGCCCCGGGACTACCGGGAGGTGTACGCGCGCGGGCTGGGCGCCAACGCGGTGCTCAACCTGCCCCGGGCGCTCGCCCTGGCGCTGCGCGCCGGGGACGAGCCGTCGCGCGCGCGGCACGGGCCCCTCATCGAGGCCCTGGAGCGGCTGGCCGAGGGGTGA